A genomic segment from Legionella micdadei encodes:
- a CDS encoding GCG_CRPN prefix-to-repeats domain-containing protein, whose protein sequence is MRAHSITLSGLVRMVAMVGLLCIAASYTSNANAAQGCGFGYHQSFYGGCVANHPGPFARRVAGRPGCWTNLWGQFRCY, encoded by the coding sequence ATGAGGGCGCATTCTATAACCCTTTCAGGACTAGTACGCATGGTAGCGATGGTTGGTCTGCTATGTATAGCAGCCAGTTACACTTCTAACGCTAATGCAGCCCAAGGTTGCGGATTTGGATACCATCAAAGTTTCTATGGAGGATGCGTAGCTAATCATCCAGGCCCCTTTGCGAGGAGGGTAGCAGGTCGCCCGGGTTGTTGGACTAATCTTTGGGGGCAGTTCCGCTGCTATTGA